Part of the Paenibacillus kyungheensis genome, GTTCTAATTGAAACAAAGTTGATCGGCTCATTAATGCGCCATTCACATAGTGAAAAGGATTTTCGGTAGTTGCTCCAATAAAAATAATCGTTCCTTTTTCTACTGCTGGTAATAGAGCATCCTGACGAGAACTGTTAAAACGATGTACCTCATCTAAAAAAAGAATCGTTTTCGTTCCATATAGCGACTTATTCGTCTGTGCACGCTCGATCACTTCACGAACTTCTTTAACCGTCGCTTCAACGGCATTTAATCGTACAAATTCAGCTTTCGTATGCTTGGAAATAATATGAGCTAATGTGGTCTTACCACAACCCGGTGGCCCATATAGCAAAATAGACGATACTTGATCGGCTTCAATCGCACGACGTAACAATTTACCTTGACCTACAATCTGTTCTTGCCCTATATATTCATCTAGTGACTGTGGACGCATCCGGTCAGCAAGTACACCCATACTATTCGATCCAGCATCCTGACCACCACCATCATACGAAAATAAGTCCATACGTTCACATCCTATCTATAATCCATCATTTGTACTGTCACATTTATAGTGACTGTAATCACCTATATCATGATCATTCCGGTATATATTAAAAGCAGATCCACATCGATCATATTATTGCTTTATTTTATTAACCCAAAGGAGACCTATATTATGCAAACTATTTCATTAGATACAGTCATACCTCAACAAGACAAAAAAATAACTTCGATCTACAATACCGAAGCCCGTCAAATCGTTCATCTGCAATTAAGTGCAACACAAGAAATTCCTACTCATAAAAGCCCTAAACAAGTATTCATTATTGTCAAAAGTGGAAAGGTTGTATTTACCGTATCCGATCAAGAAATCACACTATCTCCTAATGAAGTATTAGTGATGGAACCGGATGAATACCATTCACTTAAAGCGCTTGAAGATACATCGATTTTAGTGATCAAATCTTAAATCATACTAAAGCCCGTCTCTTTATTTTAACATTATTTTGCACAAAAAGCAGAAAAGAGAGTTCTTCTACAGATCAACTGTACAGAGAACTCTCTTTTTCTGTATTCTTTTTATTCTGTATCGCTCGTAATATACTCAGGGATCTGCTGTCCGTGCATAATCCATAATTCATGCAATGCACGCGTACAACCTACATATAATAACTTGGCATCCCATGCATCATTTCGATAATGGTCGGTATCCACATCACTCACAATAACAGCATCAAATTCTAACCCTTTGGATAAATATACAGGTAAAATCGAATGCCCACCTTGATAAGCGGCTTTACCTCCATCAATTAAATGAATCTCTATCCCTTGCTCGGTTAGTTGTTGATGTAATTCAATAGCTTCATGTAATGTTCGCGTCAAAATGGCTGTAGTCCGGTAATCTTTGGTCTGCAATTGTTGCCAGTTCGCGCGGATTGTCTCCAGACGTGTATCTGTTGAACAAGGAATCATCCGCACAGGATCACCACTACGGAATACAGGCACAGCTGTAATTCCATTTTGTACACCTTTTTCCAAAATGATATTTGCAAATTCGATAATTTCCATCGTCGAACGATAACTTCGAGTTAGCGGGAAATAATCAGTCTGTTCTGGAGTAAATAAATCACTGATCTCTTCCCATTGATGTACTCCGCGATAAGCATGAATCCCTTGCGATAGATCACCTAATATTGTAAATGAACTACCACGTACATAAAGATCAAGCAAAGCGACATGAAAAGGAGAAAAATCTTGTGCTTCATCCATAACCACATGGTCAAATCGATGTTCTGCTTCCATCTCATGAAGTAACGTATGGATATAGACTAGAGCAGGCAGATCATCTTCACGAATACGATCTTTTTTTAATTCAGTAGATACCTGTTTTAGCACGTCTGCCGGGATTTGTTCCCAGATCGATTGAAGTGCTTCAGCATGGTTACCACTTTTGATCGCTTTAAATAACTGTTTATATAATGATAATGGCTCGTATTTAGGCCATTTATTTAAGTATGCTTTTTCTCGTTGAGCTGCTTTTTTCTTGCGTTCTTTGCGAATTGCTTCTGAAGGTGCTACTTTAAGCTGCATTTCTATCCAGCGATGAACACGTGCCATCACCCGTTCTTTGCGCTTCGCTAATGGATAATGTTTGTATTCGTTATTAAACCATTCCAGTATCTCTTGCTGTGACAAAACAGCCTCATCCCACGGATTGAAATCAAGCTCAGGTACAGCCGTCTGTTCCAATACATTCACATACTCACGAATCAACTGCATAAAAGCAAGTGATCCTTTGTAACGTGAAGGAGTGTGATCTGTAACAGCCGGACGATCTGCATTTTCAAACCAGTATTCATACGTCTCTGATTGAGGTACCAGACGAATATCACTTTCCAGAATCTGTTGTGCCCAATCACTAAATGTACTCTGCTGAATATCGCCTACACCCAGTTCTGGCAACACTTCCGAAATGTAATCTAAAAACATATGGTTGGGTGCAAAAATAATCATTTTATCGGCGGATACTTGCTCTTGATATTGATACAGTAAAAAAGCTAATCGGTGCAAAGCAACCGTTGTTTTTCCACTACCTGCGACGCCTTGAATGACCAGTGCTGTATTTTTGGCAGCACGGATAATCCGATCTTGCTCGGCTTGAATCGTAGATACAATATCGCGTAGTTTGTTGTCTTTGTTTTCGCCCAGACGGTACACTAGAAATTCATCGGTGACTGCGGGCTCTGTACTTTCACGATCATACGTATCTGCTAGACGTTCTAACATGCGTTGATGAATAACAATATTGCGCTTGAGATAGACTAATCCTTGAATCAATCCTTCTGGCGCTTCATACACCGCTGCTTCTTCTCCACCTGTAAATGAGTAAAACAAACTTGCTACAGGTGCTCGCCAATCAATCACTAACGGCTGATCCTCTACCTCAGACTTGCCCACACCGATCTTACCAATATACAGAGGTTGGCGTGTTCCTTCTTCTCCTTCTGCAAAATCCAGACGACCAAAATATGGTGCTTGTGCGCTTTTCGAAAGAGATTGACGTTGCTGTTCACGACCGGATTCCAAAATCTGTTCGGTAAAATCATGCCCCGTATAGACAGGAATCTGGCTTAAACGCTCTAGTTGTTCATCAATCTCAACAACTGTTTGTTGCAACTTGTCTTGCTCTTCTTGATAGGCACTTTGAAAGTTGTCCTCCAATTTCAGTTACCTCCTAAGAAATCTACTTATGATCTCTTTGTTAAACACGCAAAAAAACAAAACGCAGACGTAACAGTAAAAGGTACACTTCTCATGATCACTTTTTGCAAAGCGAATATGGTGTCATGTGTACTATTTTCAGGTCAGTCTGCGCTTATGTTTATAGTTTTGCCATTAACAAAGGATTTTTAATATACCACAAGCATTTTGAAAAAACTAGTTCTTTTTTGAAGGATATCTATGGAGTGAGTTGTTTTTAAATGCTTGTTTTAAGCATCATCCGCTTCAGAAAAGTCTTTGTTCTTGCCGTCGCTGGTGAAATGAAATCCCTTGATTAGACTGCATAGCAGTCAGGATTCCACTTCAAAGGCGACTTTCAGAACAATGCCATTTCTTACGCTATGTTGGTACTTGGATTCTTTACATTAACTGTAGCAAAATCGTAAATAATCACGAATGGATACTAATCATTCTTAAAAAGAACTACAAGAAAAGAGCATGTATCTTTTAAAAGATAACATGCTCTTTATTGGTGGAAATTATTTAGAAATACGTATTAAAGTTCGATACCATTTTTTTCGAGCAGTTCACGAACGGTGACGCTGACCATAATTAGTCCTGCTACAGGAGGAACGAAAGCATTACTTGCTGGTGGTTGTTTAGCTTTGCGAATCTCCGGTGCATTTTCAGGTACAATTTTATCGGTAATATCTTGACGTGGTTTCATCGGTTTTTCGGTAGAAAAGACTACTTTCACGCCTTTTTTGATTCCTTCTTGACGCAATTTGGTACGGACAATGCGTGCAATCGGGTCCATTTTAGTTTGTGAAATATCTGCGACCTGAAATTGACTAGGGTCCATCTTATTAGCAGCACCCATGCTCGAAATCACTGGAATATTGCGTTCCAAGCATTGTTTAATCAAATGGATTTTGTAAATAATCGTATCAGACGCATCAATGACATAATCAAGATCATATTTAAATAATTCTTCATACGTTTCTTCGGTATAAAACATGTTAAGTGCTATTGCTTCACATTCTGGATTGATCAATTTCACACGATCAACCATAAGATCAGCTTTCTTTTGTCCAACAGTAGTCGTTAGCGCATGAATTTGACGATTGATATTAGTGATATCGACTGTATCTTTATCGATCAAAATAATGCGTCCAACCCCTGTACGTGCTAGAGCTTCGACAGCGATTGAACCGACTCCACCGATCCCAAGAACGGCAACGGTACTGTTTTTCATCACTTCCATACCTTCTGAACCGAAAGCAAGTTCTGTACGTGAGAATTGATTTAACATCGATGTTCACTCCTTTCTTTATAAATGAGAAACTGCAACTATAATCATCATTTGTTACAAACGAGTTTAGTTGTTTTCTTGTTTTTTATCGTCGCCTGGTTTTTTAGCAAGCTTGATATGCAATTGTTGTAATTGAGAAACGTCAACTTGAGACGGTGCATCCATCAATAAGTCAGTAGCATTGGCTGTTTTCGGGAATGCGATCGTTTCACGCAAGTTCGTACGTCCTGCAAGCAACATCACTAGACGGTCAAATCCGAAAGCAATACCGCCGTGTGGAGGTGTTCCGTATTCAAATGCATCCATCAAGTAACCGAATTTATCACGAGATTCTTCTTCTGGAAGACCTAGTGCTGCGAACATTTTTTCTTGTACATCACGTTTGTAGATACGCATCGAACCACCGCCTACTTCGTAACCATTCAAT contains:
- a CDS encoding cupin domain-containing protein — its product is MQTISLDTVIPQQDKKITSIYNTEARQIVHLQLSATQEIPTHKSPKQVFIIVKSGKVVFTVSDQEITLSPNEVLVMEPDEYHSLKALEDTSILVIKS
- a CDS encoding HelD family protein; translation: MEDNFQSAYQEEQDKLQQTVVEIDEQLERLSQIPVYTGHDFTEQILESGREQQRQSLSKSAQAPYFGRLDFAEGEEGTRQPLYIGKIGVGKSEVEDQPLVIDWRAPVASLFYSFTGGEEAAVYEAPEGLIQGLVYLKRNIVIHQRMLERLADTYDRESTEPAVTDEFLVYRLGENKDNKLRDIVSTIQAEQDRIIRAAKNTALVIQGVAGSGKTTVALHRLAFLLYQYQEQVSADKMIIFAPNHMFLDYISEVLPELGVGDIQQSTFSDWAQQILESDIRLVPQSETYEYWFENADRPAVTDHTPSRYKGSLAFMQLIREYVNVLEQTAVPELDFNPWDEAVLSQQEILEWFNNEYKHYPLAKRKERVMARVHRWIEMQLKVAPSEAIRKERKKKAAQREKAYLNKWPKYEPLSLYKQLFKAIKSGNHAEALQSIWEQIPADVLKQVSTELKKDRIREDDLPALVYIHTLLHEMEAEHRFDHVVMDEAQDFSPFHVALLDLYVRGSSFTILGDLSQGIHAYRGVHQWEEISDLFTPEQTDYFPLTRSYRSTMEIIEFANIILEKGVQNGITAVPVFRSGDPVRMIPCSTDTRLETIRANWQQLQTKDYRTTAILTRTLHEAIELHQQLTEQGIEIHLIDGGKAAYQGGHSILPVYLSKGLEFDAVIVSDVDTDHYRNDAWDAKLLYVGCTRALHELWIMHGQQIPEYITSDTE
- a CDS encoding tRNA threonylcarbamoyladenosine dehydratase, which gives rise to MLNQFSRTELAFGSEGMEVMKNSTVAVLGIGGVGSIAVEALARTGVGRIILIDKDTVDITNINRQIHALTTTVGQKKADLMVDRVKLINPECEAIALNMFYTEETYEELFKYDLDYVIDASDTIIYKIHLIKQCLERNIPVISSMGAANKMDPSQFQVADISQTKMDPIARIVRTKLRQEGIKKGVKVVFSTEKPMKPRQDITDKIVPENAPEIRKAKQPPASNAFVPPVAGLIMVSVTVRELLEKNGIEL